Proteins found in one Candidatus Dormiibacterota bacterium genomic segment:
- a CDS encoding pyridoxal phosphate-dependent aminotransferase, translated as MRLGGAGPVRLERWFAGHGAPPPLDLARSGAAGLSVRDLLGLAGPEAVDEYLGLSLDYGDGGGGERLRAAVAGAGGARRTEEVVITHGAVEAMLLACAAAAGPGDRVVVGTPAYEGLLRAPEAAGAEVVRVPVWRPGRSRLDLGPLLDGLPPATRAVLLNSPQNPTGAVVDAAELEALAARCAAAGAVVVVDEVARGTLDPAAPSLTGSAAFATGAVVVLGDVSKALGLGGLRVGWVSCARPSLLARVAALKDITSLGTAAPSELLAALALEHRRTLAARVARTATANLAALGGWVGTIGGAVLTAPADGLVAFPRLPAAIASPLRLERLRREAGVAAVPGGLFGVPGRVRLGLGAPPGRFTRALEAMAGRA; from the coding sequence GTGAGGCTGGGAGGCGCCGGCCCGGTGCGGCTGGAGCGGTGGTTCGCCGGCCACGGCGCGCCGCCGCCGCTCGACCTCGCCCGCAGCGGGGCCGCGGGGCTCAGCGTCCGCGACCTGCTCGGGCTGGCCGGCCCGGAGGCGGTCGACGAGTACCTCGGCCTCTCCCTCGACTACGGCGACGGCGGCGGCGGCGAGCGGTTGCGCGCCGCGGTGGCCGGCGCCGGCGGGGCGCGCCGGACGGAGGAGGTGGTGATCACCCACGGCGCCGTCGAGGCCATGCTCCTCGCCTGCGCCGCCGCCGCCGGCCCCGGCGACCGGGTGGTGGTGGGCACGCCCGCGTACGAGGGGCTGCTCCGCGCCCCCGAGGCGGCCGGCGCCGAGGTGGTGCGGGTGCCGGTCTGGCGCCCCGGACGCAGCCGCCTCGACCTCGGGCCGCTGCTCGACGGGCTGCCCCCCGCCACCCGCGCGGTGCTCCTCAACTCGCCGCAGAACCCCACCGGCGCCGTGGTCGACGCCGCCGAGCTCGAGGCCCTCGCCGCCCGCTGCGCCGCCGCCGGCGCGGTGGTGGTGGTCGACGAGGTGGCGCGGGGAACCCTCGACCCGGCGGCGCCCAGCCTCACCGGGAGCGCCGCGTTCGCCACCGGGGCGGTGGTGGTGCTCGGCGACGTCAGCAAGGCGCTGGGCCTCGGCGGCCTGCGGGTGGGCTGGGTGAGCTGCGCCCGTCCCTCCCTCCTCGCCCGGGTGGCGGCGCTCAAGGACATCACCAGCCTCGGCACGGCGGCGCCGAGCGAGCTGCTGGCGGCGCTCGCCCTCGAGCACCGGCGGACCCTCGCCGCCCGGGTCGCCCGCACCGCCACCGCCAACCTCGCCGCCCTCGGCGGCTGGGTCGGGACGATCGGGGGCGCGGTGCTGACCGCCCCCGCCGACGGGCTGGTCGCCTTCCCCCGCCTGCCCGCGGCGATCGCCTCCCCGCTCCGGCTGGAGCGGCTGCGCCGCGAGGCCGGGGTGGCCGCCGTCCCCGGCGGCCTCTTCGGCGTCCCCGGCCGGGTGCGGCTCGGCCTCGGCGCCCCACCCGGCCGGTTCACCCGGGCGCTCGAGGCGATGGCCGGGCGGGCCTGA
- the aceE gene encoding pyruvate dehydrogenase (acetyl-transferring), homodimeric type, translating to MTFDGLHTQLPDVDPDETREWLDSFESVVAMGGRTRARFLVTKLLERARAQQVGLPSLVSTDYINTVPPDREPWFPGDEEMERRIRRIVRWNAAVMVTRANKRSEGIGGHISTYASSASLYEVGFNHFFHGKDDGRAGDQVFYQGHAAPGVYARAFLEGRLSEARLDNFRQEVGGQGLSSYPHPRLMPDFWEFPTVSMGLGPLNAIYQARFNRYLLNRRIADTSESRVWCFLGDGECDEPESLGALGVAAREQLDNLIFVVSCNLQRLDGPVRGNGKIIQELEAVFRGAGWNVIKAIWGREWDDLLARDVDGVLVNKMNTTNDGQFQKYATETGAYIREHFFGPDPRLQRMVAHLSDEELTHLRRGGHDYRKLYAAYKLATEYEGAPTVILAHTIKGWALGPGFTARNSTHQIKKMSDQELKAFRDTLELPIGDRQLEQGTPPYFHPGDDSEEVEYLRVRRRMLHGSVPRRVVRSKPLPVVDAGVWNEPLAGSGGRSASTTMAFAGIIRNLLRDKQIGKRVVPIIPDEARTFGMDGLFREVKIYTPFGQQYEPVDANMVLSYREASDGQILEEGITEAGSMASFTAAGTAYATHGEAMIPFYIFYSMFGFQRIGDLVWAFGDSRGRGFLLGATAGRTTLNGEGLQHEDGHSPLLFSVVPNVLIYDPAFAYELAVVIRDGMRRMYQDGEDVFYYITLYNENFPMPAMPEGVEEGVLRGLYCYQPAPEPRRHRAHVLASGTAMLAALEAQRLLAEHHDVAADVWSATSYQQLRNDALDVERWNRLHPQKRPRVPHVTAQLSAAPAPVVAVSDYVRAVPDQISRFVPGTFTVLGTDGYGRSDTREALRRHFETDAAHIVVAVLAALGREERIDPAVVSEAMDRYRIDPDTPTPVLT from the coding sequence ATGACCTTCGACGGGCTCCATACACAGCTTCCTGACGTCGACCCCGACGAGACCCGTGAATGGCTCGATTCCTTCGAGTCCGTGGTTGCCATGGGTGGACGCACGCGTGCCCGCTTCCTGGTCACCAAGCTGCTGGAGCGGGCCCGCGCGCAGCAGGTCGGCCTGCCCTCGCTGGTCTCGACCGACTACATCAACACCGTCCCCCCGGACCGCGAGCCGTGGTTCCCGGGCGACGAGGAGATGGAGCGGCGGATCCGGCGCATCGTCCGCTGGAACGCCGCGGTCATGGTCACCCGCGCCAACAAGCGCTCCGAGGGGATCGGCGGCCACATCTCCACCTACGCCTCGTCGGCGTCGCTCTACGAGGTGGGCTTCAACCACTTCTTCCACGGCAAGGACGACGGCCGGGCCGGCGACCAGGTCTTCTACCAGGGCCACGCCGCCCCGGGGGTCTACGCCCGCGCCTTCCTCGAGGGCCGGCTCAGCGAGGCCCGGCTCGACAACTTCCGCCAGGAGGTGGGCGGCCAGGGCCTCAGCTCGTACCCGCATCCGCGGCTGATGCCCGACTTCTGGGAGTTCCCCACCGTCTCGATGGGACTGGGCCCGCTCAACGCCATCTACCAGGCGCGCTTCAACCGCTACCTGCTCAACCGCCGCATCGCCGACACCTCGGAGTCGCGGGTGTGGTGCTTCCTCGGTGACGGCGAGTGCGACGAGCCCGAGTCGCTGGGCGCCCTCGGCGTCGCCGCCCGCGAGCAGCTCGACAACCTGATCTTCGTGGTCTCCTGCAACCTGCAGCGGCTCGACGGCCCGGTGCGCGGCAACGGGAAGATCATCCAGGAGCTGGAGGCGGTGTTCCGCGGGGCCGGCTGGAACGTCATCAAGGCGATCTGGGGCCGGGAGTGGGACGACCTGCTCGCCCGCGACGTCGATGGCGTGCTCGTCAACAAGATGAACACCACCAATGACGGCCAGTTTCAGAAGTACGCGACCGAAACCGGTGCGTATATCCGCGAGCACTTCTTCGGCCCCGACCCGCGGCTGCAGCGGATGGTCGCGCATCTCTCCGACGAGGAGCTGACCCACCTGCGGCGCGGCGGCCACGACTACCGCAAGCTCTACGCGGCCTACAAGCTGGCCACCGAGTACGAGGGCGCGCCCACGGTCATCCTCGCCCACACCATCAAGGGATGGGCGCTGGGTCCGGGGTTCACCGCGCGCAACTCGACCCACCAGATCAAGAAGATGAGCGACCAGGAGCTCAAGGCGTTCCGCGACACCCTCGAGCTCCCCATCGGCGACCGCCAGCTGGAGCAGGGCACGCCGCCCTACTTCCACCCCGGCGACGACTCCGAGGAGGTCGAGTACCTGCGGGTGCGCCGCCGGATGCTGCACGGCTCGGTGCCGCGCAGGGTGGTGCGCTCCAAGCCGCTGCCGGTGGTCGACGCCGGCGTGTGGAACGAGCCCCTGGCGGGCTCGGGCGGCCGCTCGGCGTCCACCACCATGGCGTTCGCCGGCATCATCCGCAACCTGCTCCGCGACAAGCAGATCGGCAAGCGGGTGGTGCCGATCATCCCCGACGAGGCGCGTACCTTCGGGATGGACGGGCTCTTCCGCGAGGTGAAGATCTACACGCCGTTCGGCCAGCAGTATGAGCCGGTCGACGCCAACATGGTCCTCTCCTACCGCGAGGCGTCGGACGGGCAGATCCTCGAGGAGGGCATCACCGAGGCCGGCTCGATGGCCAGCTTCACCGCAGCGGGCACCGCGTACGCGACCCACGGCGAGGCGATGATCCCCTTCTACATCTTCTACTCGATGTTCGGCTTCCAGCGCATCGGCGACCTGGTGTGGGCCTTCGGCGATTCGCGCGGCCGCGGCTTCCTGCTCGGCGCCACCGCCGGACGCACCACCCTGAACGGCGAGGGCCTGCAGCACGAGGACGGCCACAGCCCGCTGCTGTTCTCGGTGGTGCCGAACGTCCTCATCTACGACCCCGCCTTCGCCTACGAGCTGGCGGTGGTGATCCGCGACGGCATGCGCCGGATGTACCAGGACGGCGAGGACGTCTTCTACTACATCACCCTGTACAACGAGAACTTCCCGATGCCGGCGATGCCGGAGGGTGTCGAGGAGGGCGTGCTCCGCGGGCTGTACTGCTACCAGCCCGCGCCCGAGCCGCGCCGCCATCGCGCCCACGTGCTCGCCAGCGGCACCGCCATGCTCGCCGCCCTCGAGGCCCAGCGCCTGCTCGCCGAGCACCACGACGTCGCCGCCGATGTCTGGAGCGCGACCAGCTACCAGCAGCTCCGCAACGACGCCCTCGACGTCGAGCGCTGGAACCGGCTGCACCCGCAGAAGCGGCCGCGGGTCCCCCACGTCACCGCCCAGCTGTCGGCCGCGCCGGCGCCGGTGGTGGCGGTGAGCGACTACGTCCGGGCCGTCCCCGACCAGATCTCCCGCTTCGTCCCCGGCACCTTCACGGTGCTCGGCACCGACGGCTACGGTCGCAGCGACACCCGCGAGGCGCTCCGCCGCCACTTCGAGACCGACGCCGCCCACATCGTCGTCGCCGTCCTCGCCGCCCTCGGCCGCGAGGAGCGCATCGATCCGGCAGTCGTCAGCGAGGCCATGGACCGCTACCGAATCGACCCCGACACCCCGACCCCCGTCCTCACCTGA
- a CDS encoding response regulator transcription factor produces the protein MSSTAPVLVVDDDAKIVSLVRTYLEREGFSVVEARDGRAALAAIEAHAPQLVVLDVMLPELDGLGVLRRLRERSDIPVLMLSALGSTDDRVAGIHQGADDYLPKPFSPAELVVRVQAILRRSARAAGRDGDRGVLRHADLVIDLDRHQVTRQGRLLQLTTAEFRLLAALVEADGRVLTREMLLDALYGNTYVEVLDRTIDVHIRRLREKLGDDAEVPRYIATVRGAGYRAAPEPVG, from the coding sequence ATGAGCTCCACCGCCCCCGTGCTGGTCGTCGACGACGACGCCAAGATCGTCTCGCTGGTCCGCACCTACCTCGAGCGCGAGGGCTTCTCCGTGGTCGAGGCGCGCGACGGCCGGGCCGCGCTGGCGGCGATCGAGGCCCACGCCCCGCAGCTGGTGGTCCTCGACGTGATGCTCCCCGAGCTCGACGGCCTCGGCGTGCTCCGCCGGCTGCGCGAGCGCTCCGACATCCCGGTGCTGATGCTCTCCGCGCTCGGCTCCACCGACGACCGCGTCGCCGGCATTCACCAGGGCGCCGACGACTACCTCCCCAAGCCCTTCTCGCCCGCGGAGCTGGTGGTGCGGGTCCAGGCCATCCTGCGCCGCAGCGCCCGCGCCGCCGGCCGTGACGGCGACCGCGGGGTGCTCCGCCACGCCGACCTGGTCATCGACCTCGACCGCCACCAGGTGACCCGCCAGGGCCGGCTGCTCCAGCTCACCACCGCGGAGTTCCGCCTCCTCGCCGCCCTGGTCGAGGCCGACGGCCGGGTGCTGACCCGCGAGATGCTTCTCGACGCGCTCTACGGGAACACCTACGTGGAGGTGCTCGACCGCACCATCGACGTGCACATCCGCCGGCTGCGCGAGAAGCTCGGCGACGACGCCGAGGTGCCCCGGTACATCGCCACGGTGCGCGGCGCCGGCTACCGGGCGGCGCCCGAGCCCGTCGGGTGA
- a CDS encoding rhodanese-like domain-containing protein translates to MAMSARDLLAAVRQVVPEVTPEAVHARPKPDPHLIIDVRERGEYEAGHLPGAIHISKSYIEVLLEDRVPDRETPITLYCAGGTRSLLAAESVMRLGYANVESMVDGVGGWKALGYALVGEEAPLLGLARSA, encoded by the coding sequence ATGGCGATGAGCGCGCGGGACCTGCTGGCGGCGGTTCGTCAGGTCGTCCCCGAGGTGACCCCCGAGGCGGTCCACGCGCGGCCGAAGCCCGACCCCCACCTCATCATCGACGTGCGCGAGCGCGGCGAGTACGAGGCCGGTCACCTCCCCGGCGCCATCCACATCAGCAAGAGCTACATCGAGGTCCTGCTCGAGGACCGGGTGCCCGATCGCGAGACCCCGATCACCCTCTACTGCGCCGGCGGGACGCGGTCGCTGCTCGCCGCCGAGTCGGTGATGCGCCTCGGCTACGCGAACGTCGAGTCCATGGTCGACGGCGTCGGCGGCTGGAAGGCGCTCGGCTACGCGCTGGTGGGTGAGGAGGCTCCGCTGCTGGGGCTGGCCCGCTCCGCCTGA
- a CDS encoding ATP-binding protein, which produces MIRPRRIAVRLALASLLVTAVAVTIIATGVFDVGRSTFDDLMLRHGASAADSRAMFNSSIGHTFVWALLAAAVVCVVVAGVLAHGVARSFGRIVEAARRIAGGDYAARVPDVGIEEARAIAEAFNRMAESLEEQERMRRELIANTAHELRTPLTNLKGYLEALRDEVIPPSAETFTSLHEEADRLVRLSRSLDVLAEGDAGRSLRPVDADLAQAVRAAVELYQPGFQRAGIDLEVDLPARLVVRAHPDQLAQVLANLLQNALRYTPEGGRATVGAGLEEGHAVVRVANTTASGEGIPAADLPHLFERFYRVEKSRDRARGGAGIGLAIVKQLVEGAGGRVGAEARPGSAHFWFSLPTG; this is translated from the coding sequence GTGATCCGGCCGCGGCGGATCGCCGTCCGGCTGGCGCTGGCCTCGCTGCTGGTGACCGCGGTGGCGGTCACGATCATCGCCACCGGGGTGTTCGACGTCGGCCGCTCCACCTTCGACGACCTGATGCTGCGCCACGGCGCCTCCGCCGCCGACTCGCGGGCGATGTTCAACTCCTCGATCGGGCACACCTTCGTCTGGGCGCTGCTCGCCGCCGCGGTGGTCTGCGTGGTCGTCGCCGGCGTCCTCGCCCACGGCGTGGCGCGCTCCTTCGGGCGCATCGTCGAGGCGGCCCGGCGCATCGCCGGCGGCGACTATGCGGCCCGGGTGCCCGACGTGGGGATCGAGGAGGCGCGGGCCATCGCCGAGGCCTTCAACCGCATGGCCGAGAGCCTCGAGGAGCAGGAGCGGATGCGCCGCGAGCTCATCGCCAACACCGCCCACGAGCTCCGCACCCCGCTCACCAACCTCAAGGGCTACCTCGAGGCGCTGCGCGACGAGGTGATCCCGCCCAGCGCCGAGACCTTCACCTCGCTCCACGAGGAGGCCGACCGGCTGGTGCGGCTCTCGCGCTCGCTCGACGTCCTCGCCGAGGGCGACGCCGGTCGCTCGCTGCGGCCGGTCGACGCCGACCTCGCCCAGGCGGTGCGCGCCGCGGTCGAGCTCTACCAGCCCGGCTTCCAGCGCGCCGGGATCGACCTCGAGGTCGACCTCCCCGCCCGGCTGGTGGTCCGAGCCCACCCCGACCAGCTCGCCCAGGTGCTCGCCAACCTGCTCCAGAACGCGCTCCGCTACACCCCCGAGGGGGGGCGGGCCACCGTCGGCGCCGGGCTCGAGGAGGGCCACGCGGTGGTGCGGGTGGCCAACACCACCGCCTCCGGCGAGGGCATCCCCGCCGCCGACCTGCCCCACCTCTTCGAGCGCTTCTACCGGGTCGAGAAATCGCGCGACCGGGCCCGCGGCGGCGCCGGGATCGGCCTCGCCATCGTCAAGCAGCTGGTCGAGGGGGCGGGAGGACGGGTGGGCGCCGAGGCGCGACCCGGCTCGGCCCACTTCTGGTTCAGCCTCCCCACCGGCTGA
- a CDS encoding glycosyltransferase family 2 protein codes for MSTGTDAPPRCTVVIPALDEAGAIAEVVRRVPAGLGADVLVVDNGSRDGTAAVAAAAGARVVREPRRGYGRACHTGVAASPDATVVVFIDGDGSMPPEAIDALVAPILEGRADLVCGSRTARREPGSMPAHQALGNRLALLLLHRLYGVRLTDLGPYRAVRGELLRDLGMRPSRFAWPAEMLARAARRRARIVEIDVGYRRRTAGTSKVGGSLRGSLGAGLGIIGALLWHRVAPR; via the coding sequence GTGAGCACCGGAACCGACGCGCCCCCCCGCTGCACCGTGGTCATCCCCGCCCTCGACGAGGCGGGCGCCATCGCCGAGGTCGTCCGCCGCGTGCCCGCGGGGCTGGGCGCCGACGTCCTGGTCGTCGACAACGGCAGCCGCGACGGCACCGCCGCGGTCGCCGCCGCCGCCGGGGCCCGGGTGGTCCGCGAGCCCCGCCGCGGCTACGGACGCGCCTGCCACACCGGCGTCGCCGCCAGCCCCGACGCCACCGTGGTGGTCTTCATCGACGGCGACGGCAGCATGCCCCCGGAGGCGATCGACGCCCTGGTCGCGCCCATCCTCGAGGGCCGCGCCGACCTGGTGTGCGGGTCGCGCACGGCGCGCCGCGAGCCCGGCAGCATGCCCGCCCACCAGGCCCTCGGCAACCGCCTCGCGCTGCTGCTGCTGCACCGCCTCTATGGGGTGCGGCTCACCGACCTCGGGCCCTACCGGGCGGTGCGCGGCGAGCTGCTCCGGGACCTGGGCATGCGTCCCTCGCGCTTCGCCTGGCCGGCGGAGATGCTCGCCCGGGCGGCGCGGCGCCGGGCCCGCATCGTCGAGATCGACGTCGGCTACCGGCGGCGGACGGCGGGGACGTCGAAGGTGGGCGGCAGCCTGCGGGGCAGCCTCGGCGCCGGGCTGGGGATCATCGGCGCGCTGCTCTGGCACCGGGTGGCGCCGCGGTGA
- a CDS encoding NAD-dependent epimerase/dehydratase family protein encodes MSRVLVTGGAGFVGSHLVDALLAAGHAVRILDNLDPQAHEGGRPRFLNPGAELITGDLRDPVAVGRSLEGVEVVLHQGGMVGNGQSMYEIHRYVDVNAGGTAVLLEQALRRRDTLRRVVAASSMVVYGEGAYRCPEHGVVAPGLRRRADLDAGRWENRCPGCGGAVTPVPTAETHPLQPASPYAVSKRDCEELTLTTGHAHGLETVALRYLNVFGPRQALSNPYTGVAAIFCTRLLGGRRPLIFEDGAQRRDLVHVSDVVRANLLAIDAPGAPGHAINVGTGVSLTVAELAGALAAELGVDLEPEITGDVRAGDIRHCIADVRRARDLLGFEARTERATALRELAQWVAHESPVDRTVTAVAALRERGLIR; translated from the coding sequence ATGAGCAGGGTCCTCGTCACCGGCGGCGCCGGCTTCGTCGGCAGCCATCTCGTCGACGCGCTGCTGGCCGCCGGCCACGCGGTGCGCATCCTCGACAACCTGGATCCCCAGGCGCACGAGGGCGGCCGGCCGCGCTTCCTGAACCCGGGGGCGGAGCTGATCACCGGCGACCTCCGCGACCCGGTCGCGGTGGGTCGCTCCCTCGAGGGCGTCGAGGTGGTGCTCCACCAGGGTGGGATGGTCGGCAACGGCCAGTCGATGTACGAGATCCACCGCTACGTCGACGTCAACGCCGGCGGCACCGCGGTGCTTCTCGAGCAGGCGCTGCGCCGCCGCGACACCCTGCGCCGGGTGGTGGCCGCCTCGTCGATGGTGGTCTATGGCGAGGGCGCGTACCGGTGCCCGGAACACGGCGTGGTCGCTCCCGGGCTGCGCCGCCGCGCCGACCTCGACGCCGGCCGCTGGGAGAACCGCTGCCCGGGGTGCGGCGGCGCGGTCACGCCGGTGCCCACCGCCGAGACCCACCCGCTCCAGCCCGCCTCGCCGTACGCCGTCTCCAAGCGCGACTGCGAGGAGCTGACCCTGACCACCGGGCACGCCCACGGGCTGGAGACGGTGGCGCTCCGCTACCTGAACGTCTTCGGTCCGAGGCAGGCGCTGTCCAACCCCTACACCGGGGTGGCGGCGATCTTCTGCACCCGGCTGCTGGGTGGACGCCGCCCGCTGATCTTCGAGGACGGCGCGCAGCGGCGCGACCTGGTGCACGTCTCCGACGTGGTCCGCGCCAACCTGCTCGCCATCGACGCACCCGGCGCGCCCGGGCACGCGATCAACGTCGGCACCGGGGTGTCGCTGACCGTGGCCGAGCTTGCCGGCGCGCTCGCCGCCGAGCTCGGGGTCGACCTCGAGCCCGAGATCACCGGCGACGTCCGCGCCGGCGACATCCGTCACTGCATCGCCGACGTGCGGAGGGCTCGCGACCTGCTCGGCTTCGAGGCCCGGACCGAACGCGCCACGGCGCTGCGCGAGCTGGCGCAGTGGGTCGCCCATGAGTCGCCGGTCGACCGCACCGTCACCGCGGTGGCCGCGCTGCGCGAGCGCGGGTTGATCCGCTGA
- a CDS encoding DUF2064 domain-containing protein, with product MRPGDLMVVLMRWPVPGAGKSRLAAALGAETAHRLHRGFVADTLAWSAGWPRLIAFNPPEARPEVARAAPGAALAAQPAGDLGARLAHAFGCGFAAGARRVLLVGSDSPTLPETLLEACVEAAGPDAVALVGALDGGFVAMAAARAEAARLPAVFDGVEWSTSRTAAQVTARASAAGLEVRDAGGWYDVDELADLDRLAGDLDRDPGRAPHTAAALAGSGR from the coding sequence GTGAGGCCCGGGGACCTGATGGTGGTGCTGATGCGCTGGCCGGTGCCGGGCGCGGGGAAGAGCCGGCTCGCCGCCGCGCTCGGCGCGGAGACCGCCCACCGGCTCCACCGCGGCTTCGTCGCCGACACCCTGGCCTGGTCGGCGGGCTGGCCCCGGCTGATCGCCTTCAACCCGCCCGAGGCGCGGCCGGAGGTGGCCCGGGCGGCGCCGGGCGCGGCCCTCGCCGCCCAGCCCGCCGGCGACCTCGGCGCCCGGCTCGCCCACGCCTTCGGGTGCGGCTTCGCCGCCGGGGCGCGCCGGGTGCTGCTGGTGGGCAGCGACAGCCCCACCCTCCCCGAGACCCTGCTCGAGGCCTGCGTCGAGGCGGCCGGCCCGGACGCGGTGGCGCTGGTGGGGGCGCTCGACGGCGGCTTCGTGGCCATGGCCGCGGCCCGGGCAGAGGCGGCGCGGCTGCCGGCGGTGTTCGACGGCGTGGAGTGGAGCACCTCGCGCACCGCCGCCCAGGTGACCGCACGCGCGAGCGCCGCCGGCCTCGAGGTGCGCGACGCGGGCGGCTGGTACGACGTCGACGAGCTCGCCGACCTCGACCGTCTCGCCGGCGACCTCGACCGCGACCCGGGGCGCGCGCCGCACACCGCGGCGGCGCTCGCCGGCTCCGGCCGGTGA
- a CDS encoding arylamine N-acetyltransferase encodes MSTPAPPDEWEIDRLDLDAYLARVGLEGAPPRTPRGLKRLHRAHAAAIPFENLDIPLGRPIRLDLDAIQTKLVTGGRGGYCYEHNLLFAAVLERLGLGVRRLSARVRMGSTSIRPQSHMLLWVEAEGIDWLADVGFGGEGLREPLPLADGAVTAAAGWNHQLSREDERTWVLRSLHPDGWFDLYAFTLDPQHRIDYEVVNHYLSTHPRSAFAARVLAQRSTPEWRLTLTGLRLVETHPDFTETVEELDGAALASTLRDRFGIALDDGEVAQLLAVAQAERASPSSGASSPTSA; translated from the coding sequence GTGTCCACCCCAGCGCCGCCCGACGAGTGGGAGATCGACCGCCTCGACCTCGACGCCTACCTGGCGCGGGTCGGGCTGGAGGGGGCGCCGCCCCGGACACCGCGGGGACTGAAGCGGCTGCACCGCGCCCACGCCGCCGCCATCCCCTTCGAGAACCTCGACATCCCCCTGGGCCGGCCGATCCGGCTCGATCTCGACGCCATCCAGACCAAGCTGGTCACCGGAGGACGGGGTGGCTACTGCTACGAGCACAACCTCCTCTTCGCGGCGGTGCTCGAGCGCCTCGGCCTGGGGGTGCGGCGGCTCTCCGCCCGGGTTCGCATGGGCTCCACCTCGATCCGCCCCCAGTCGCACATGCTGCTGTGGGTCGAGGCCGAGGGCATCGACTGGCTCGCGGACGTCGGCTTCGGCGGCGAGGGCCTGCGCGAGCCACTGCCCCTCGCCGACGGCGCGGTCACCGCGGCGGCGGGCTGGAACCACCAGCTCTCACGCGAGGACGAGCGCACCTGGGTGCTGCGCTCGCTCCACCCCGACGGCTGGTTCGACCTCTACGCGTTCACCCTCGACCCCCAGCACCGGATCGACTACGAGGTCGTCAACCACTACCTCTCGACCCACCCGCGGTCGGCCTTCGCCGCCCGGGTCCTGGCGCAGCGCTCGACGCCGGAGTGGCGGCTGACCCTCACCGGGCTGCGGCTGGTCGAGACCCACCCGGACTTCACCGAGACCGTCGAGGAGCTCGACGGCGCCGCCCTGGCGAGCACGCTGCGGGATCGCTTCGGCATCGCCCTCGACGACGGTGAGGTGGCGCAGCTCCTCGCCGTGGCTCAGGCGGAGCGGGCCAGCCCCAGCAGCGGAGCCTCCTCACCCACCAGCGCGTAG